Part of the Syntrophorhabdales bacterium genome, CAGAAATCATAGCAGGTCCTGACCGCAATCACAGAGAGCCAATGGCCGAAGCTTTTGCCCTTGAATGTCGGCAATGACTGGAAGCTCCTCACGAATACGTCCTGCATCGTCTCTTCTATCTCATCGTAAGGTACATGTTTCTTAACGATGGCCAGAACAATGTGCTGGTATCGTTTCATCAGGCTCTCAAAAGCGTTCACGTTGCCGGCGACAACCTGACGTATTATCAGTTCATCATCATCCGGACTGCGGCTGTCTATCACCACGCCGTACCTTTCAGTCTCATCGCAGGGCGCCTCGACTCTGCACGGCATAGCCATGACAACCCCGTCTAAACCATTCTATCTGAATCGGTTTGACGCTTCAAACCACGAGTCCCGTCATCAAAGTTGAAGCGATTTCCATCTTCTCGAGATTCCGGCTCATTCGTCATGTAACGTTACACAACGTGACATTACGTGTGTCCTAACCTAAAGTCGCAAACCAAAAGAGAAAAGTTACAACAGTACGTCCAATCATGGTTGTAACCTTTTTCTAATCGCCCACGACTTAATGAAGTATATGGTCCAACGAGCGACAATATTCAACACCGAGATTACACATACCGGACCCTTCCGGCAATCGGGCGGTGACACCCCCCCAACCCTTATCGATACCGTCACCGCCCGTGCCGTCCGGCTTCGAGACCAAGAGGGCAGACCGCTCGCTTGGAAGATGCGAAGTCCCCGAAGGGGGGAAGCCCGTCCTTTAGGCTCGGAAGATGGAAGAGAAGAAAACGTACGATGGAATTCAAATAAGGAGGGAAACATGAAAACGTGGTCTCTGATTGCGGCTGTGCTATTCTCGACTTTTTTTGTGACCGGTGTCTTTGCAGCGCCGACTGATACAGGTCCGACGCCTCCCGGCCAGGCTCCTGTGGGTCAATACGCTACCCCCAAAGCTCCGCCTGGGCCTATGCATGGCTGGCGCGGCCCTGGATTTGGAGCACGGCAGCGTATGGTATCCTACCTCGGCCTCACGCCGGAACAGATAAACAAGATGCGGGAACTGAGGGGCCGCTATCGGAACGAAACACACGACCTGAGGTATGATCTGGCTATAAAAAGAACGGAGATGCGAAAACTCTTTACAGATCCTAAGGTAAACGAAGCGACGCTCATGGCAAAGCAGAAAGAAATAAGCTCGCTGACACAACAACTCATGGACAAAAGAGCGCAGATGAAGATCGAGTGGAGAAAGATCCTTACAGCGGAGCAGATTCAGAAACTCGACAGTATTCTACCCGTAACCGGCCATCATGGAATGGGAGGCGGAATGGGTGACGGAATGAGACATGGAATGATGGCGCCGCATATGGGGTACGGCGGTATGGGACCAGGCCGCAGCGAATAAACTGCTTCACCCGAAATGCAGCACCGGTAATATGCTATAATAATTTCCGGGCGCCGGTTGGCCGCGGTGCCCGGCGAAAGCATGACAAGGAGCTGCATATGACCAGTTCAGGTTGGTTGACGTTTGTTGGGTCCCGGAATGGGAAGCGCCGGCGCATTCTGATCCCACTGCTTGCCCTTCTTCTTCTCGTATCCTGCAAAACCCCTTTTCCACCAGAGCCTCAAAAGGGTGACGTACGGGTCATAGACGGTGTCGAGTATATCTACGGTAAAAACCCGAAGTATATGCAAAATCCACAGGAACCGTTGTATGTGTGGCTGCGCAGAGATCAGTACGGACCTGATACACTCGATGATTTTGCATTTCGGGCACCGGTTCCCTCAGAAAAGGAAAATGCCCTGAAAGCAAGGCTTGACAAGCTTGAGGCCGAGTACAATAAGAAAATGGGGATACCTTCGCAGCCAACTCCGCCCAAAGGGTCTGCGGCGGGTTCCGTCAGCACTGCTTCAATTGGAGGAGTCGCACGGCCCGGTTCGATCAATCCCGCTCCTAAATTGAAGCGTCGCGTGCTTGTTTTACCGATGGCTGGCGCGACTGATCCTCAATCCCAACAAATCGCTGAACGTGTCACCGCCAGACTCATAGTAAATCTGGAAAACACGGGCGTCATCCTGTGCATCGATCCCCAGTCCATAGGGTTTCGCGGTGACGTTGCTCAACCCACAGCCATGAGGGGCCTTGATGAAGTCCAGGGTATACAAGCCGTCGTGCAGGGCACTGTCTTTGACACGCCGGGCACTGCGAACAAGAAAATTTCATTTACTATCTACAATGCAGAAACAGGGTTGATTCTGAGGCAGTTAACGGGAAATGGCGCTTTCCTGACAAAGGAGCAGGGCGCTACTTCTCCTGCAGAGAGCAACAAGGTGATAGACCTTGGCATCGAACCGATAGCGCAGGATATTGCGAAAATCATCTCCTCGCTGGATTGGCACGCACGTGTTGCCTCGACACAACAGGGTAAAATTTTCATCAATGCAGGCAAGTTGTCCGGGCTGGAAAGAGGAGACACTCTCGAGGTCTATGCGTCCGGTGGTGAGGTTGTGGACGCGACAACCAAGACCTCCCTCGGAAAAATGAAGGGAGATTACAGGGGAGAAATTGAGGTCGTAGAGTTCGTAGGCGCAGATGCGTCGTTGGCGAGATCGAAGAAGGGAGACAAGTTTGCCCCAACCGATCTCGTCTACCTGGGCAAATGAGTGCCACGGGCGGTCTTCTAACACGCTCGACAAGAACAAACCCTATTTAGGACGGTGCTGCCTATGAAAGACAAAAAGAATCTTCTTACCAGGAGCAACCTGCGGGATATAGTTATTATCTGTTCCTTCGTATCATCTGCGATCTTCAACCTTAGTGTCGCCGCTGAGGCTGTCGGTTTCTGCCTGCTTGCCATAGGTTGTTTTCTGCATATTGTCGCCAAAGGCGTGCTCATACGCAATGTGGTTCTTTGCGACAGGGGGATATACGCCATAGTCCGGCATCCTTACTATCTTGCCAATTACCTGATCGATTCAAGCTTCTGTGTTCTGAGTGGCAATCCTTACCTGATCGCAGCATATCCTCTTCTGTTTTTCTGGGCGTATGGGCCGACCATAAGGAACGAAGAAAAGTTTCTCGCTTCTAAATATCGCGATTCATTTCAGGATGACAGCTTCAATATTCCACAGGTGTTTCCGGATAGAGCTTCTTTAAAGGGTTGGAGAGGATTGTTCCAGGGTTTTTCTTTCAGCCGCGTTACGTTGAAGGAACGCGCAAGGGTAGCGAGGTTCTGCTCTGCGGGTTTCGCCATCATGCTCGTACAGGCAGTGAATCTGCGTCAACTAAGGCCCCTCTTTTATCCGACAAGAACCGATTACGACGAATTCTCGTTCATGGTACTCGCGGCTGTTTTTCTGCTGGTAAGTATCGTCTTTGTGCTGATGGACCGCAGCTATCGCGCTGAAAGAGACAACCGATATTTAGATACAAAATCGCTTGCCCAATGAGACGATGCAACCGTGCTCTGGAAGAGTGGCAAACCCTCTGACGGATTATTATGTTAGTGGCAGATGAGACGGCCAGGGAGGTTAGCATGAAGAAATCGATTCTTATCGTGCTGGTGCTTGCGCTTATTCTTTCCATAGGCTTGCCGCAACGCGCCCACGCTAACAGCTATTACTATAACAACTGGTGGGTGCCTGGTGCGGCCTTCTTTGGCGGTGCTCTGTTCGGCGCTGCTATCTCCCGTCCTTATCCCTATCCTTATCCGTACTATTATTACCCGCCGGCGCCTGTCTATGCTTATCCGGCGCCTGTCTATGCTTATCCTCAACCCGTATATGCGTATCCGCCTCAGCAGCCCCAGGGCTACGTGTATCAAAGCCCGGCCTCGCCCTATGCGCAGGTACCTCAGGCACAGACCCAGCAGTCTACTCCAGGCGAATGGGTGACTGTTCCCGGCCAGTGGGTGGGCGACAAGTACGTCCAGTCCCACCAGATGTGGGTCCCGGCAAAGTAACATTAGTCAACAGTCAGCAGTAGGCAGTAGGCAGTAGGAGAACGAAACATCGGTTAAGTGTTCGTTTTCGCTGTTACTGCTTACTGTTTACTTGCTACTAACGAAGGCTTTCAGCATCTGGTTCGTATTGTATTCGAATATGTCCGTGAGGCTTGCGGTATTCTCCACTCCCGGGAAATTTATTATCTGCACGTATTTGCATTTTGCGTTCTCCGCGATCGTTTTGGCGACGGGCGAATGGAGGATATCCACGACGACATCAGGCTTCTGGGCAACTGAATCGGCTATGACCTTTGGCGTTAATTCTCCTAAAGGAACAACCTGAACCACGTTAAGCCCGGCCCATGAAGAAAAAGCTCTGGCGTGCCAGTGCACCACGGCGCGCTTTCCGGCAACCGGAGCCAGCTTTGCTTTAAGTGCGCTAAGTGCTTGAAGGAAACCCTTTCCCCACGAACCTGCCTCCTTCTCTGTTTTCAGGGCGGCCGCAACGTTTCGCACCTGCGCGATCAATGTTTCAGGCGAAAGAGTCGTATCGACCTGTACGGCAATAATTCCTCTGTCACGAGCGGTCTCGACAAGCCGGGACACCATCCTTTCATAGCCTGCATAAACAACCACACGAGCGCCTTCAAGCTTCAAAAGATCTGAAGGTTTCAGGTCATATTCAGGCGGATGGCTCGCGTTTGCAGGCGTGAGCACTCTCACCTCAGTCGCGCCTGCAGCCCTTGCAATTGCACCGGTGAGGGATGTTGAGGCGACGACGACCTCTCCCGCCGCCGTCGCAACGGTTGACAACGTAAGAAGAGCCAGCGCGCTGAAAAAGAGCGCAAGCCCTTTATAATATTTCGTGGAAGGTTGATGCCGAGTCGGATTTGATCGGGCGACGCAGCAGCAACGAAGGTATACGGTTAAAGACGACTCGGCATCAAGCATGGCTGAACCCCCTGCCAAAGATCATACACACAGCAACGATGAGCGATGCCGCCAGTATGATTGTGGAACTCGCGGGCATATCAAAGCGGAAGGATACATAGAGTCCGCTCACACCCGATACAAGCCCGAAGAGCGAGGAAAGGATAAATGACTGTTTCAGGCTTCGGGCGATCATGCCCGCTGCCATTGCAGGCAAAAGCACAAATGCATCAACCAGCAGCGCGCCGATCATACGCATCGACACTGCGATAGTCAGTCCCAGCATGAAAACGATCAGATAGTAAAGCGCCTTCTCGGGGATGCCTACGGCGAGCGCTATCTCTCTGTCGTAGAGGATCGCCTGTATCTCTTTAAAAAAGAGGAAGATGATGCAAAGAACGAAGAGACTCACACCCCCAACGGCCACGAGGTCCCAGGCGGTGAGCGCGAAGATGTTACCCCAGAGGATGCTGAAGGCCTGAATAACGTTGATCTTGCCTTTGTAGAACAATATGAAGGATAAGGCTAGGGTCAACGTCATGAAATAACCCGATATAGTGCCCAGGCCTATCTTTGTTTTTTCAGATACCGGGCCCAGAGCCAGTGCAGAAAGTGCGCAGAGCAGCAGACCTGCCACCATGGGGTCTACCCTCAGAAAGAGGCCGAGTGCTCCTCCGAGCAACGCCACGTGCATCATGGCAAAACGCAGCGGAATCAGGTTGAGCGAGATGATAAATACGCCGATCAGGGGAAAGGCTATCCCTGCAAAAAGGACCCCCATAAGGGCGTGCTGCATAAAAGGAAAGCTGAGCGAGCCGAACCAGGTCATGTATTCTGCCTGATCAGCTGACTCTTTCCGTCTTTCAGAAGGTAAACCTTATTGCTGTACTGCTCGACCCAGTAGGAGTCATGGGTCACGAGCAGGGTGGTGAGGCCCCTTTGCCTATGCAATCTGTAGATCGTCTCCATGATATCAGACTGCGAATCGGCGTCGAGATATGTAGTGGGCTCGTCAAGAAGCAGTATCGAGGGCTCCTGTGCAAGCGCGCGCGCCAGTGCCACCTTCTGCTGCTCGCCTCCCGAAAGCTCGTGGATCAGCTTAGCCGCGAAACGCTGCATGCCGACGACTTCCAGAGCCTCTTGCGCTATGTCCCGGTCATCTCTGGATGGCTTACGCAGTAACCCTATTTTGCCGTAGCGCCCCATCAGCACTGCCTCATCCACGCGCATGGGGAAATGCCTGGAGGCAGACCGTTGCGGCACGAATCCCACTTCTT contains:
- a CDS encoding Spy/CpxP family protein refolding chaperone; the encoded protein is MKTWSLIAAVLFSTFFVTGVFAAPTDTGPTPPGQAPVGQYATPKAPPGPMHGWRGPGFGARQRMVSYLGLTPEQINKMRELRGRYRNETHDLRYDLAIKRTEMRKLFTDPKVNEATLMAKQKEISSLTQQLMDKRAQMKIEWRKILTAEQIQKLDSILPVTGHHGMGGGMGDGMRHGMMAPHMGYGGMGPGRSE
- a CDS encoding isoprenylcysteine carboxylmethyltransferase family protein; the protein is MKDKKNLLTRSNLRDIVIICSFVSSAIFNLSVAAEAVGFCLLAIGCFLHIVAKGVLIRNVVLCDRGIYAIVRHPYYLANYLIDSSFCVLSGNPYLIAAYPLLFFWAYGPTIRNEEKFLASKYRDSFQDDSFNIPQVFPDRASLKGWRGLFQGFSFSRVTLKERARVARFCSAGFAIMLVQAVNLRQLRPLFYPTRTDYDEFSFMVLAAVFLLVSIVFVLMDRSYRAERDNRYLDTKSLAQ
- a CDS encoding metal ABC transporter substrate-binding protein, coding for MLDAESSLTVYLRCCCVARSNPTRHQPSTKYYKGLALFFSALALLTLSTVATAAGEVVVASTSLTGAIARAAGATEVRVLTPANASHPPEYDLKPSDLLKLEGARVVVYAGYERMVSRLVETARDRGIIAVQVDTTLSPETLIAQVRNVAAALKTEKEAGSWGKGFLQALSALKAKLAPVAGKRAVVHWHARAFSSWAGLNVVQVVPLGELTPKVIADSVAQKPDVVVDILHSPVAKTIAENAKCKYVQIINFPGVENTASLTDIFEYNTNQMLKAFVSSK
- a CDS encoding metal ABC transporter permease; translation: MTWFGSLSFPFMQHALMGVLFAGIAFPLIGVFIISLNLIPLRFAMMHVALLGGALGLFLRVDPMVAGLLLCALSALALGPVSEKTKIGLGTISGYFMTLTLALSFILFYKGKINVIQAFSILWGNIFALTAWDLVAVGGVSLFVLCIIFLFFKEIQAILYDREIALAVGIPEKALYYLIVFMLGLTIAVSMRMIGALLVDAFVLLPAMAAGMIARSLKQSFILSSLFGLVSGVSGLYVSFRFDMPASSTIILAASLIVAVCMIFGRGFSHA
- a CDS encoding ABC transporter ATP-binding protein; the protein is MHHSIELYDIHVKLGDAWVLSGVSVEAKPDEFVALVGANGTGKTTLLKVANGMLRPSKGMVKMLGRELWHAANGNNGVRKEVGFVPQRSASRHFPMRVDEAVLMGRYGKIGLLRKPSRDDRDIAQEALEVVGMQRFAAKLIHELSGGEQQKVALARALAQEPSILLLDEPTTYLDADSQSDIMETIYRLHRQRGLTTLLVTHDSYWVEQYSNKVYLLKDGKSQLIRQNT